GCCTCAACCCGTGCCCTGAAAGGAACCGGCGCGGCATATTCCGGAAAAGAGATTGTGATGTATCAATGGGATGTCTCCGGAAACGGAGAGTATGAGCTTTCATCCGCGAAGTCGGCTGATGCCACAAAGAGATTTGACGAGACGATATCGCGTATGTTTACAGGCTCGCTTAAAGTGACTGATTCGTCGGGTTTATCAGATACAGCCTATTTGAGCGTGATGTCCAACGCCGCGGGATGGGATAATTCTAATTACAGGCCTGTTGTTTATCTGGATAATAGCGTTGTATATGGGGTATCGGCTTCAAGCGTTACATTGGGTGGTTACGGCATGCCTGCCGCCGGCAATAGCTACGGATATGCTAAGAAACTTGAATGGGATTTTGAATCAGACGGTATATATGATTGGTCGTCATCTGTAGAAAACAGCGGGTGGACAGGTTTTGCAAGCGTTAATCGCAAATACGGCGCCCCGGGCATTTATAGGGCCACATTAAAGGCCCACACAGAGGCTAATCTGTCTTCTTATAAAACCGGTATAGTTATTATAGAAGGCGGTGAGCCCGCGGTCCGTGCCGAAGCCCTGGTATCTGCCGATGGAGGCCCGCTTACGGGTGAGATTACAAGCGCGGTGGTCCCTGTCAAGGCAAGATTCAACCATTTGTCAAGCACGGCGGATGCTGTTCAATTTGAATGGGATTTTGACGGTGATAAGAGAATTGATTATACAACGACAGACCCCAATGAAACACCCGTGTATAACTATGCGGTACCGGGTTATTTTGTCGCCACACTAAAGGTGACCGATTCCAGCGGAAATATTGACACAGATTACATCCCTGTGTTTTGTGCTTATCCGGTTTCTTATGGTAGCGCTATAAAGGCCCCCAAAGAAGGCCAGGTTATCGCCGGAAATTCCGTAACGCTGTCTGCCGATGTCTTTCCTGATGACGCGGGGATAAACAGCGTTATGTTCCAGTATAGCCCTGACGGAGGTGTTTCATGGTTTGATATCGGCTATGGCCAGCCGGTCATGTCTTACGCGGTCGCCTGGGATACTACCGCGCGCGCTAATGGCACCTATAATGTAAGGGCTATAGTAAACGGTATTTCTTCATCTGATTTCAAGACCATGACCCTTATCATAGACAACAGTTCCGCGGCGCCCGATGTCTATGAAAATAATAATGGCACCTATGTAAAGAGCCAGGTTGTAGACCCGTGGCAGTCAAGCAGTATGGTGCTTTTAGACGGCACGCGTATAGACATACCTTATGGCTCCGTTCCGGGCAGCAGCGTTACAACGCTTACTTCCAAGCAGGTCATTATACCGGGCGCTAGTAATACTATAGATGTTACTATGACGGGATTAAGCCAGTTCTTGAAAGATATAACTATTACGATACCTTATCCGGATGCCGATAATGACGGTATTATTGACGGAACAAATATTAATGAAAATGATCTTGTCCTGAAATGGTATAACGAGAATACGGGTGAGTGGGAAATACTGTATAATTCGGTAGTATATCCTAATGAGAATCTTATTTCAGCACAGGTGAATCATTTGACTATTTTTGGCTGGGGTGTTTTGGCCGGCGGCGCGGCGGCTGTTTCTTCCGGAAGCGGTTCATCATCCGGCTCAAGCTCGGTTGCCAGTTATTGCTTTATCGCGACAGCGGCATACGGCACTCCCGCATCGCAAGACGTATTGACTTTAAGAGCATTCAGGGATAATTATCTTTTAAAGTCGCGGTTAGGCGCGGCATTTGTTGACAATTACTACAAGATTAGCCCGCCTTTGGCGAGATTTATATGCGATAAGCCTGTTTTAAGAAAGCTTGTAAGGCTTCTTTTGAAACCTTTTGTCCTGATTGCCCGCGCGGCAAATGCCTGCTGATACCAATCCCGCGCGCGGGATAGGCAAGTCTTGGCAAAAAGAGGCTGATTGATATGAGAAATATAATTACGGCTGTAATAGCGGTCTTATTGGTTTTTACTGTATTTTTTACCTCTACTACCCATGCCGAGCGGCCAGACGATGCCGGCCTATTGCCCGAAAAATTATTAAGCGGACTTCAGCTTAGGGGCACGCTTTTTACCGACAGCCTTAGCCCTTTGGCTATAATAGAATACGCCAATAGCGGACAGGTCATGATACATGAATTGGGTGATTCTGTTGAAGGGTTTAAGATCGTAAAGATATCAAGGGGAGAGGTCATAATGTCTTCCGCGGGCAGGCAGTTTACGCTTTCTTTCCCTGATGGCGGCGTTTTACAACCGATGGTTTTTGCCGCTAATGAAGGTAAATGGTATAATATAAAAACCGAAGGCAATACCATCGTTACCGATAGGGCCACTGTCGCGGGGGCGATATTAAGGATAAAGGATATTATGAAGGATGTCCAGGTGGGCCCATATTCAGAAAACGGTAAAAAATCAGGTATGGCCGTGGCAAAATTAGATGAAAAAGGCATATTGCAGGAGATTGGCGTGAAACAGGGTGATATAATAAAATCCGTAAACGGCCTTCCGATAAATAATCCTTATCAGGTGATAAATGCCTACCGCAGGCTGAAAGATAAAAGCGAGTTGAGAGTTGAAATTATCAGGAACGCAAGCCCGCTGGTTCTTAATTACAGGATTGAAAAATAAAATCACTTTTTTACAAAATTTGTATTGAATGGTCAACCGGTCCTGTGCTATCCTAAAAAAGACATATACTCGGTGGGGATAGCACGCTCAACTTTAAGGGGAACGGGTATATTCCCCTTTTTTTATTGGCAGATATACGCTAAAAGAGGTAATAAATAATGCGAAAAATATTAACGGTAATATTCATAATGTCAATAGCTCTGTCATTTTCAGGCTTTGCGCATGCCTCTGATATTGAAGAAAAAACACAGTTTACCCCCTGCCAGTATAAGGGCGCTTATAAATATTACATGGACCGCGGTGAAAAATTTTTGTCCGATGAGCAATATGAGTCTGCTATTGAATCGTTTGAAAGGGCATTGATTATACAACCCAATTCCCAGCAGGCGCGCGCAAAAATCATAATGGCAAGAGAGTCTTTAAGCGGCAAGAAAACGATAAGCGGATCGTCGGGCAGGGAAAAGATTATACAATCAGCGGTAAATGAAGTATCCGAAACTCCGGAAGTTTACACCCAAGGCGCAAGACGCCCGGCAGACTCTAACCAAAAACCCGTATTTGCAGATTCCAGCTCAAATACTGCTATTCGCGAAATAAAACCTGCTGACACGCTAAGTTCCAGGGCTAAAAAAGCGTTTACCTATAATGCCCCACCGGCTTATAACGATGATGTTGACCGGACGGAGCAGATTGTTCGCAATGAGCCCTCGGATGAAACAAGGCCCTCGCAGTCCGAATATACAGCTCCTGCCGTAAGGCGTATTCCGAAGCCCGGTTATCGTATTACGCCGATCCCGTCAACGTTTAAAGCAAGAGAGCGGGACGCGGAAGCGGATGAAGAGACTAAAAAATATCCATATGAAAATTATCCTTCCGAGCTATCGTATCCGTTGCCTGATGACATGCCTTCATCCGGCGCCGAAGCAGGATCTTATGGCTCGGTTTTAAAATATCCCTCGGCTTTATTGCCTGCGGCACGGGAAGAAGACGAAACGCCTTCATTGTATTTAAAAGAACCTTTTGAATGCAGAATGCCGTTGTTTCAGGAATTCTCCGACGGTTTTAATCAAAAAATACAGGAAGGCTCCGGCAATATAAACAGCCATATAGCGCCTTCGGTTATGCGTGGAGAATACCGCATAGCTTTTGGCGCGGATAGCGGCGGTTTTTTATGGAAAGACGCCAACGCGGATTATCATAATATGCCCGGTAATACAAGCTGGAGATTTTTATACGGCGAAGACAGGCACAACAGCTATGACAAGGGCATATATTCCAGGTTAAAAGTTGATTTAGACGCGCATATAACCGATAATGTCAGCGGTTTTGGCCAAATGGTTATAGACCCATGGACCTTTGTGGGTAAAAAGAAAGTATATGTTACCGGGTCCGGCGGCGACAGTATGGAGCTGGAGTATAAATACTGGTCAAATACAAGGTCCACCATAAATGAGACTTACAGGACG
The genomic region above belongs to Candidatus Omnitrophota bacterium and contains:
- a CDS encoding PDZ domain-containing protein; this translates as MRNIITAVIAVLLVFTVFFTSTTHAERPDDAGLLPEKLLSGLQLRGTLFTDSLSPLAIIEYANSGQVMIHELGDSVEGFKIVKISRGEVIMSSAGRQFTLSFPDGGVLQPMVFAANEGKWYNIKTEGNTIVTDRATVAGAILRIKDIMKDVQVGPYSENGKKSGMAVAKLDEKGILQEIGVKQGDIIKSVNGLPINNPYQVINAYRRLKDKSELRVEIIRNASPLVLNYRIEK